In Erigeron canadensis isolate Cc75 chromosome 1, C_canadensis_v1, whole genome shotgun sequence, a single window of DNA contains:
- the LOC122590124 gene encoding receptor-like protein 33, producing the protein MIVQSNPGVPYVILGKNRFTGNVPTHLCELRSMNILDLSNNNFSGVLPNCLGSLIHLRVMNLKNNTITGDIPNSLGSLSYLRSLHLSNNKLEGNLPVALQNLTSLVIFDLGNNLLTGKIPYWIGKNLLKLKILNLQSNKFMGKIPPELCEINALQHLNLANNNITGTIPHCFCNLAGMIMTSDNCVNYGTGMFNSSYSGTSSVSTDYIYYNRSGYEEYIVTYIKGIQLEYTKSIRFLISLDLSSNKIIGEIPDVLMKLVALKNLNLSRNLLSGQIPTTIGNLRQMESLDLSANKLCGQVPSSLASLNFLSYLNLSFNNLSGRVPIGNQLQTLGDPSTIYEGNIELCGPLLSWSCKENNLSYAHANKDEGKYGSQGCLWFYAGIVSGFVTGFMGLVGSLLFIRIWRVTYFEMIENVYTFLTISIIQTFALLKRKIF; encoded by the coding sequence ATGATTGTTCAATCCAACCCAGGTGTCCCTTATGTTATTCTTGGGAAAAATCGCTTCACTGGAAATGTTCCAACACACTTATGCGAGTTGCGTAGTATGAATATTTTGGATTTATCTAATAATAATTTCTCCGGAGTTCTTCCCAATTGCTTAGGGAGCTTGATTCATTTACGGGTAATGAATcttaaaaataatactataaCAGGCGATATCCCGAACTCATTAGGTTCTTTATCATATCTCCGATCATTGCACTTGAGCAATAACAAACTTGAGGGCAATCTCCCAGTGGCTTTACAGAACTTGACAAGCTTAGTCATCTTTGATTTAGGGAACAATTTGTTGACCGGTAAGATCCCTTATTGGATTGGCAAAAACTTATTGAAGCTTAAAATCTTGAATCTCCAATCAAATAAGTTCATGGGTAAAATTCCACCGGAACTATGTGAAATCAACGCTCTTCAACATTTAAACTTGGCAAATAATAACATAACTGGAACTATCCCtcattgtttttgtaatttagCCGGTATGATCATGACTAGTGATAACTGTGTAAACTATGGCACCGGTATGTTCAATTCTAGTTACAGTGGCACTAGTAGCGTGAGTACCGACTACATTTATTACAATAGGAGTGGGTATGAAGAATATATTGTGACTTATATAAAAGGCATTCAATTGGAGTACACCAAGAGCATTAGGTTTCTTATATCCTTGGACCTCTCAAGCAACAAAATCATTGGTGAAATTCCTGATGTTTTGATGAAACTTGTGGCGTTAAAGAATTTGAATCTTTCTAGAAATTTACTAAGCGGGCAAATTCCAACAACGATTGGAAATCTAAGGCAAATGGAATCTTTAGATCTGTCGGCGAATAAATTGTGTGGTCAAGTTCCTTCAAGTTTAGCTAGCTTGAACTTCCTAAGCTACTTGAACCTATCCTTCAATAACTTATCTGGCCGAGTACCAATTGGAAATCAACTTCAAACTTTAGGTGATCCATCTACTATTTATGAAGGGAACATTGAGCTATGTGGGCCCTTACTATCATGGAGTTGCAAAGAAAACAATTTATCATATGCTCATGCCAACAAGGATGAAGGTAAATATGGGTCACAAGGTTGTTTGTGGTTTTATGCTGGTATAGTCTCGGGTTTTGTTACGGGTTTCATGGGACTTGTTGGTAGCTTGCTCTTTATTAGGATTTGGAGGGTAACTTACTTTGAGATGATAGAGAACGTTTACACTTTTTTAACGATTTCAATCATACAAACTTTTGCGCTACTAAAAAGGAAGATTTTCTAA